DNA from Pseudoalteromonas rubra:
CGATGTCGCCCTACTGGCTGGCCGGGCACAAAGATTGGCAAGAGGGCGTGTTCTCGTCATTCCTGCCACAGGAAACCGAGTACTCGCTCAAGCTAATCCCTGCTGAGCATAAGGAATAAGCCATGAACAACAATAATAAACTCACAGAGGATAAGGGTATGATGCTGACATCTGCACAACTCGATATTTATCTGGACCAAAAGCGATATCCAAGCTCTCCAAACTACAACATCGGTGGGGTGATCAGAATCACAGAGGCGATTTGTGAATCATCATTCCGGCAGGCGATGGCGCAGCTGGTGGCAGAAAACGATGTCTTTCATCTTTACTTCAGCGAAGTAGCGGGCGAGCCCAAGCAGTGTCGTGCAGAGGTGGCGTGTAAATTTGAATTTCTCGATTTCAGTACCCTCACTCAGGCGACGGAGCAGGCGAAACGCTTTGTCAATCAGCAGTTACTGACGCCATTTGATTTATCAGAGCCCGGTTTATATCGTGCATTTTTGCTGAAGCTGGCGGATGAAGAATATTGGTATGTGCCAGTCGCACATCACCTGATCACTGACGGCTTTGGCTACAGTAACTGGTTCGACACCTTATTCAGGTATTACCTGGCCATTGCACAGGGCAATGGAGAGGCATTATCGATCCCGCTTACCCAGTATGACCAGGTTATTGAGTACATGAATGAACAACTCGATACCAGTGAACAAACCACGCAATACTGGCAGCAAAAGTTCAGTCGCCAGCTTCCTGACAGAATGTTTGTGCCCAAGCAGCTGAATAACCCGCACAAGCATGACAGCTTTTTGAGTCAGCATGCGATTGCACAGTCTGATTATGCCGGGCTTTGTGCGCTGGCAAAGAGCATGGGCGTGCGTGTGCACCACCTGTTTATGTCTGCAATTGCCTGCTATCTGAACCTGCAGTATCAGACCTCCGACATTGTAATGGCATTGCCATTTCACAACCGCGATAAGGTGACGGCGCGAGCCATCGGTGGCATTGTGTCTGTGCTGCCAATGCGCTTTGACATCGATCAGCAGTGGAGCATGGTTGATTTGGCCGCCGAGATCCGCACACAGATGCGGGATGTGTCCAAATTTAAGAAATATCCGGTTGGGAAGATCGTTGAGCATGCGCGTCAGCTTAAGCCTGATCTTGAACGCCTGTTTGATGTGCAGTTCAACTACCAGAAGTTGGATTATAAGTATGCGGATGGACGCATCAATGCGGAGTCTGAGTTTATTCCACCAGGAACTGAGACCACGCCACTGCTGTTTAACTTGTGTGAGTATGGTGATCATCAGGACGTCATTTTACAGGTTGAGGCTAACCGTGCTTTCTTTGATGAATCAGATGTTGCTCGCTTGTTCGAGCGTCTGTTCATCATCATGGACGGCATGCGTCATAACCCGCAACAGCGGATCGCCGACTTTAACTTCTTTAATGAACAAGATTACCGGGTATATCAAACGCTCAACAGCAGCACCGAGTCGAACGACGTAACGAGTATTGTACAGCGTTTCAATCAACAGGTAGCACAGCACCCTGACCATGTCGCATTGGCAGTTGGTGAGTCAACACTGACCTATCGAGCGCTAAGTAACAGAGCTGCCCAGGTCGTTGAGGTGTTCCAGTCTCACGGTATCAAGCGTGGTGACAGACTAGGACTGTGTCTGGATCGTAATGAAGATATGGTTGCCACATTACTGGCGTGCCTGTCTTTGGGTGTGACTTATGTCCCCCTTGATCCGGCTTACCCGCTGGAGCGTCTGACCTTTATGTTTACGGACAGTCAGGCAGTGATGCTGGTGACGGACTCCCGGCTTGCCACGCAAGTGCCAATAGACGCACAGCGCACCTTGCTCATTGATAAGCTACTCTCAGGCGCGGGCGCCCCTGCTGAGCGGGCGTTAGCCGTGCAGGCAGAGCGTGAGACGCTGGAGGCGTATATTTTGTATACCTCCGGGTCGACCGGGCGTCCCAAAGGCACCTTGATCGCCCAGCACAGCCTGGACAATTTGATCTGTGGCACTGCCCGACGTTTGGGATTGGACCAATCTTGTCACTGTCTTGCCACGACGACGATTGGATTTGATATTTCGACGCTGGAAATCTATGGCCCTCTGGCTGTGGGCGGCAAAATAACCCTGGTCAGCCATCAGATAGGGAAAGATGCCCTTAAGCTGGCGCCATACGCCGACGCGCGTGATTACACCCTATTCCAGTGCACCCCCACAATGTGGCAAGCACTGGTAGAAGCGGGCTGGCAGGGCAATCAGAGCGCAACCTTAGTGACGGTCGGAGAGCCACTCTATCCTGCGCTGGCGGATCAGATGCTGAGCCGCTCTCAGCGAGTCATAAATGCTTACGGGCCGACTGAAGCGACCGTGTATTCGCTGGTTGATGAAGTACGTCGTGATGTGGATGGCACACCCAGCTGTCGTCTGGCTCGCTCGTTGCCAAACTATCGCCATTTTGTCGTGGATAGTCGAGATCAACTTGCCCCTGTTGGCGTCAGTGGCGAGCTCTGTATCGCAGGCGACGGGCTGGCACTGGAGTATATCGGCAGACCCGATGTCACCGAGGCGCAATTTGTACATCTGCCAGCGGTGGTGAGCGAACGCCTGTATCGGACGGGCGATTTGGTGACCCTTAATGGTGCGGGAGAAATCGAATACCTGGGACGCATAGACCATCAGGTCAAGATCCGTGGTTACCGGATTGAACTGGGCGAAATAGAAGAGAAACTGGCACAACTGAATGGCGTTAAACTGGCTGTGGTGACCACGGTGGGTGAGCGAGGCAGTGATGTGAAGCTGGCTGCGTATGTCATCATGGAACCCGGTATCGGTTTCGACGTTGAGGCTGCCCGCACTGAGCTGGCGACGGAATTACCGAACTTTATGTTGCCGCACTTTTACACGGAAATGGATGCATTTCCACTGACTTCCAGCGGTAAAGTGGACCGTAAGGCATTGCCAGAACCCAGTCATCGCGAAGTGGAGTTTGTCGCCGCGGAAACGGACACTGAAGCACAGCTGTGCACCATCTGGCAGGCGTTATTTGAGCGTGACGCGCTCAGTGTCACTCACAACTTCTTTGAACTCGGCGGCCACTCGCTGCTGGCAATGAAGATGTTTGGCCAGATACGCCAGAGCATGCAGGTCGATTTGCCACTGGCCAGTATTTTTGAGCAGCCGACCATTCGTCAGCTGGCAGACAAAATTGAGGTGATGCGTACGCAGCAGTCACAGCACCGTAGCGTACGACCACTGGTTAAGTCGGGCCTTGAAAGTGGCCATCCGCTTTCGCGTTCTCAGCTGTCTATGTGGCTGATTGATAAGCTCAGCTACGGTACTGCGCAATATAATATGCCTGGCGTGTTCTCTATCACAGGTGCTTTGCAGGTCTCTGCGCTACAAACCGCGCTGGCGCAATTGGTCAAACGCCATGAGGTTTTACGCACGGTTCTGATTGATGATGCGGTAACGGCCAAACAGTACGTGCTGGAGGACTACAGCTTTGATGTGCCGGTCATTGATGTATCGGGCAAGCAAGATGTCATGTCCTGTGTTGAGCATTTTGTGGAAGCCGAAGCCAACATGCCATTTCAGCTCGATGTGGGCCTGAAAATACGTGCCAAGATCATTAAAACTGCGCCGGAACACCATTTCCTGTTGCTGACCTTGCACCATATCGCGGCAGATGGCTGGTCAATTAACATTCTGACTGAAGAGCTGGAAGCACTGTATCGTGGGGTGTTGAGAAACGAAGCCGCTGAGCTGCCGACACTGGATATTCAGTACAAGGACTATGCGCACTGGCAGCACCAGAATATTCAGGATGGATTACTGGATGGGCAGCTGGATCACTGGTTGTCATTCCTTGCGGAGCACCCTCAGGTACACAGTCTGCCCCTGGACTTTCCGCGTCCCGTCCAGCCCTCATTTGAAGGTCGCAGCTATAAACTGAATATTGACAGCCAGTTACGCTCACAATTGCAGACTTTCTGTCAGCGCAAAGATATGACGCCCTTTATGGTCTTGCAACTGGTGTATGCCTTGTTGGTTGCGGAGCAAAGCGGCGAAACAGACATCCTGATAGGCACACCCGTAGCGGGCAGAAACCACCCCGATATTGAGGGGCTGATAGGGTGTTTCACCAACTCCCTGGTACTGCGCAATCAGATTGATCTGAATCGTCCACTGGATGCGTTGCTGACAGACTCCAAGCAGGCCGTGATGTCCGCATTTGACAACCAGGATGTGCCATTTGAGCTGCTGGTAGAGCGCCTGAACCCGGAGCGGAATTCAAGCTACAACCCGATCTTTCAACTTTGGTTTGTATATCACAGTCAACAGTTTAACCCATTGAAGCTCGACAGTTTGCAGGTTGATTTAGTGGAGCCCCACAGTCCGAGTGTGAAGTTTGATTTATCTTTGTCGGTCTATGAGCAGGACACTAGCCTGACCTTGGATTGGGAGTATCGTCCGGAGCTGTTCAAGGCCGATACGATTGCTCAGTACGCAGTGCGCTTTAAAGGCATTTTACAATGGCTGCTGAACGAATCTGACACTGCTCATCCGCCGATGCGTAACGCCAAACCAGACATCGATTTGCCCGCAGTGGAGCAGGGCGTGTTTGCCGCGCGAGTCGCAGCCAATGGTGCTGCTTTCCCACAGGCAACCGTCGTGGTTGATGAGGGACAGGTACTCGCGCAGCAGGCGATATTCGCCAAAGTCAGACGAATGAGAGCGTATCTGAATACGCAAGGGGTCAAGCCCGGACAGGCAGTCGGTGTGTGTCTGGATCACGGCTTAGCACTGCTCGTCACACAAATGGCCTGCCTGTTCAGTGGTATTACTTTTGTGG
Protein-coding regions in this window:
- a CDS encoding non-ribosomal peptide synthetase, which codes for MNNNNKLTEDKGMMLTSAQLDIYLDQKRYPSSPNYNIGGVIRITEAICESSFRQAMAQLVAENDVFHLYFSEVAGEPKQCRAEVACKFEFLDFSTLTQATEQAKRFVNQQLLTPFDLSEPGLYRAFLLKLADEEYWYVPVAHHLITDGFGYSNWFDTLFRYYLAIAQGNGEALSIPLTQYDQVIEYMNEQLDTSEQTTQYWQQKFSRQLPDRMFVPKQLNNPHKHDSFLSQHAIAQSDYAGLCALAKSMGVRVHHLFMSAIACYLNLQYQTSDIVMALPFHNRDKVTARAIGGIVSVLPMRFDIDQQWSMVDLAAEIRTQMRDVSKFKKYPVGKIVEHARQLKPDLERLFDVQFNYQKLDYKYADGRINAESEFIPPGTETTPLLFNLCEYGDHQDVILQVEANRAFFDESDVARLFERLFIIMDGMRHNPQQRIADFNFFNEQDYRVYQTLNSSTESNDVTSIVQRFNQQVAQHPDHVALAVGESTLTYRALSNRAAQVVEVFQSHGIKRGDRLGLCLDRNEDMVATLLACLSLGVTYVPLDPAYPLERLTFMFTDSQAVMLVTDSRLATQVPIDAQRTLLIDKLLSGAGAPAERALAVQAERETLEAYILYTSGSTGRPKGTLIAQHSLDNLICGTARRLGLDQSCHCLATTTIGFDISTLEIYGPLAVGGKITLVSHQIGKDALKLAPYADARDYTLFQCTPTMWQALVEAGWQGNQSATLVTVGEPLYPALADQMLSRSQRVINAYGPTEATVYSLVDEVRRDVDGTPSCRLARSLPNYRHFVVDSRDQLAPVGVSGELCIAGDGLALEYIGRPDVTEAQFVHLPAVVSERLYRTGDLVTLNGAGEIEYLGRIDHQVKIRGYRIELGEIEEKLAQLNGVKLAVVTTVGERGSDVKLAAYVIMEPGIGFDVEAARTELATELPNFMLPHFYTEMDAFPLTSSGKVDRKALPEPSHREVEFVAAETDTEAQLCTIWQALFERDALSVTHNFFELGGHSLLAMKMFGQIRQSMQVDLPLASIFEQPTIRQLADKIEVMRTQQSQHRSVRPLVKSGLESGHPLSRSQLSMWLIDKLSYGTAQYNMPGVFSITGALQVSALQTALAQLVKRHEVLRTVLIDDAVTAKQYVLEDYSFDVPVIDVSGKQDVMSCVEHFVEAEANMPFQLDVGLKIRAKIIKTAPEHHFLLLTLHHIAADGWSINILTEELEALYRGVLRNEAAELPTLDIQYKDYAHWQHQNIQDGLLDGQLDHWLSFLAEHPQVHSLPLDFPRPVQPSFEGRSYKLNIDSQLRSQLQTFCQRKDMTPFMVLQLVYALLVAEQSGETDILIGTPVAGRNHPDIEGLIGCFTNSLVLRNQIDLNRPLDALLTDSKQAVMSAFDNQDVPFELLVERLNPERNSSYNPIFQLWFVYHSQQFNPLKLDSLQVDLVEPHSPSVKFDLSLSVYEQDTSLTLDWEYRPELFKADTIAQYAVRFKGILQWLLNESDTAHPPMRNAKPDIDLPAVEQGVFAARVAANGAAFPQATVVVDEGQVLAQQAIFAKVRRMRAYLNTQGVKPGQAVGVCLDHGLALLVTQMACLFSGITFVGLDPDSDMQTTDEVIARFNLDFAITQRHLGSFLADTSVRVLDTNEALAFKAPAGVCEPETRLHTQPVCILNPASDNEVVLTQQDLLLLSDKLAAELGPQQGWVNKFIWNASVSFDCSLMGLCLMSLGFELHVVDTKTRYSITQLNEYLTSQRVNLIELTPGYLNLMHSQTGLTFSHRTDLLINGTEVNARLTEILAQYQATSDAKVIAVNTLFEEFRLVKLNQTSTKAQQATSVGLTQTWGAQLRGRIMEVLHDIYAAVLKKDQVNVDTGFYELGGNPLQVKGLCSSCEQHFKTGLSVSALASGPSVSQLAELISTIFINQSVAGTTITATTSAQTLRK